One genomic window of Cannabis sativa cultivar Pink pepper isolate KNU-18-1 chromosome 2, ASM2916894v1, whole genome shotgun sequence includes the following:
- the LOC133034207 gene encoding uncharacterized protein LOC133034207 codes for MAKTRARQGKLSSAIKKPKKRGPSSSDKVRKTKTMDAIIGIEPVEFSEEEENDDSEQANRSCATALKEGNPITPPILRSGNVVRNLENTFKNTGSSRKVKITLEDIEDEVHFWSPSIVCYVLGSNPPLSVIEGFIRRFWKGKVDKVGALSYGVFLVRFDSIETRDEILNGGYVFFNNRPVVMKAWDSETSFKKEDIRLVPIWIQLPDLELKYWGEKSLFKIVGQLGKPLQVDEMTKARNKLNYPRVLVEADIQQDFPARIPFEDEYGYDVYASITYEWKPIICQYCKGLGHATVDCKKKTVKEQKWVIKGSKGHNDPAVTKSLEENSDVNREADVKEGDVSVQPVVGGNEGFKEVMKGSKVRGKEVLAETHIANSYNALEGLSEHGTDVLVGAVTVTSGKHRSSIVNKKRGGSTSSWRWIK; via the exons ATGGCGAAAACTAGGGCGAGGCAGGGGAAATTGAGTTCTGCGATCAAGAAACCAAAGAAGCGAGGGCCTTCATCATCTGATAAGGTTCGTAAAACGAAGACAATGGATGCGATTATTGGTATTGAACCAGTGGAATTTTCTGAGGAGGAAGAGAACGATGATTCTGAGCAG GCTAACCGATCCTGTGCGACTGCTCTAAAAGAAGGTAATCCTATTACTCCTCCTATTCTGCGCTCTGGAAATGTAGTGAGGAATTTAGAAAATACCTTTAAGAATACTGGTAGCTCTAGAAAGGTGAAGATAACCTTAGAGGACATTGAGGATGAGGTTCATTTTTGGAGTCCTTCTATAGTCTGCTATGTTCTAGGTTCCAATCCTCCTTTGTCTGTGATTGAAGGATTTATTAGGAGGTTTTGGAAAGGGAAAGTTGATAAGGTTGGTGCGTTGTCCTATGGGGTGTTCCTAGTCCGGTTTGATTCTATTGAAACTAGAGATGAAATACTTAATGGGGGATATGTTTTCTTCAACAATAGACCGGTTGTCATGAAGGCTTGGGATTCTGAAACAAGCTTCAAGAAAGAAGATATCAGGTTGGTTCCGATTTGGATACAGTTGCCAGATTTAGAATTGAAGTATTGGGGAGAAAAATCTCTGTTTAAAATTGTTGGGCAGTTGGGGAAGCCTCTTCAAGTTGATGAAATGACTAAGGCGAGGAATAAACTCAATTATCCGAGGGTGCTAGTTGAAGCCGATATTCAGCAAGATTTTCCAGCAAGAATACCTTTTGAAGATGAGTATGGTTATGATGTTTATGCCTCAATTACCTATGAATGGAAACCTATTATTTGTCAATACTGCAAAGGATTAGGACATGCTACGGTGGATTGCAAGAAAAAGACAGTGAAAGAACAAAAATGGGTGATTAAAGGGTCTAAAGGACATAACGATCCTGCTGTTACAAAGAGTTTAGAAGAGAATTCTGATGTGAACAGAGAAGCAGATGTTAAGGAAGGAGACGTGTCAGTACAACCGGTTGTTGGGGGAAATGAGGGTTTTAAGGAAGTTATGAAAGGGAGTAAAGTTAGAGGAAAAGAGGTCTTGGCTGAAACTCACATTGCAAACTCTTACAATGCTTTGGAAGGACTTTCGGAGCATGGAACTGATGTGTTAGTTGGAGCAGTTACAGTCACTAGTGGCAAGCATAGATCATCCATAGTTAACAAGAAAAGAGGGGGGAGCACCTCCTCTTGGAGATGGATAAAATAG
- the LOC133034208 gene encoding uncharacterized protein LOC133034208, with protein sequence MVLPKKTIRDIEAICRAYLWKGHHVSVGAAPIAWESLCQPKKAGGIGLKKIAEWNTAAMIKYVWAIANKEDNLWIRWIHCVYMKGVDWWSYQASSQASWYWKRLVAVKNQVLEVMDIQQVSTTPYRISNGYKALCPLKDKVNWSHEVWNRLNIPRHSFCLWIAIQDRLKTRERLHRMNIIGEDSCLLCSNQTETSKHLFFLCPFSHTCLAEIKVRLNWRVETMELNKLIRWIGRAKISRFRKAVLSAAVAAVVYQIWQVRNGVLWNSEQASVEQVVRKTIEDVKLRVLSCWPSKTKQSDKDWFLNLHFRR encoded by the coding sequence ATGGTGTTACCTAAGAAGACTATTAGAGATATTGAGGCAATTTGTCGAGCCTATTTGTGGAAGGGTCATCATGTGTCAGTGGGAGCAGCCCCTATAGCTTGGGAAAGTCTTTGCCAACCAAAGAAAGCTGGGGGGATTGGCCTAAAAAAGATTGCCGAATGGAATACAGCAGCGATGATTAAATATGTTTGGGCAATTGCGAATAAAGAAGATAACTTGTGGATTAGGTGGATACATTGTGTGTATATGAAAGGAGTGGATTGGTGGAGCTATCAAGCTTCTTCTCAAGCCAGTTGGTATTGGAAAAGATTGGTGGCTGTCAAAAACCAAGTCTTAGAAGTTATGGATATTCAGCAAGTTTCAACTACTCCTTACCGGATCTCTAATGGTTACAAAGCTCTTTGTCCATTAAAAGACAAAGTGAATTGGAGTCATGAGGTATGGAATAGACTAAATATCCCTAGACATAGCTTTTGTTTGTGGATTGCTATACAGGATAGACTCAAAACTCGAGAGAGGCTGCATAGAATGAACATTATTGGGGAAGATTCGTGCTTGTTGTGTAGTAATCAAACTGAAACTTCTAAGCACCTATTTTTTCTCTGTCCTTTTTCTCACACTTGCTTAGCTGAAATTAAAGTTAGACTGAACTGGAGAGTGGAAACAATGGAATTGAACAAGTTGATTAGGTGGATTGGAAGAGCAAAGATTAGTAGATTTCGAAAAGCTGTTTTATCAGCTGCTGTAGCTGCTGTTGTATATCAGATTTGGCAAGTCCGTAATGGAGTTTTGTGGAATTCTGAGCAAGCTTCAGTTGAGCAGGTGGTGAGGAAAACAATAGAGGATGTGAAACTTAGAGTACTGAGTTGCTGGCCAAGCAAAACCAAACAAAGCGACAAGGATTGGTTTTTAAATTTGCATTTCAGGAGGTGA